Part of the Drosophila santomea strain STO CAGO 1482 chromosome 2L, Prin_Dsan_1.1, whole genome shotgun sequence genome is shown below.
acggacggacagacagacggacatggtcatatcgactcggctattggtcctgatcaagaatatatatgtatactttatatggtcggaaacgcttccttctgcctgttacatacttttcaacgaatctagtatacccttttactctacgagtaacgggtataattactctacgagtaacgggtataacaaatCAGATGCAATGCCTCATTTAAAAATGAGTCAAAACGAAATAATTACCAGCATTACAAAACGAAATATTTAGAAGTTTTTCAAAACGAAATATTTACAGgaatttcaaaacaaatacaaattactTTCCAAAAGATAATAAGGTATAACAAAACATGTAAACTGTTTCCATTATGTTTATCAACTCAAATTTGCTTGATTTAAACGATTATTTTAAACACAGTAGTCATGTGCTACCGGCATTAAATGGAAGTgagtaaataataaacaaacaccGTGATTTGCATTGCCCCAAACAACAAACATCAGTGCCATATGCTCAAGACCCAATTCTGATAACGCGGAAGCCCAGTTTTCAAAACCCACACAACTACGGTCAAAATActagaaatattaaaaaatttgtttcttcCAAAATTAATCTAATTATAGAGCTCATATCTGTTGTTCCTACCAAGTATATGCAATGAAATAAGGCGGCATTTAGCAAAGGGACATCCGCTCGGTTTCGCCTcaatatgaaatatttgtgttcagtatacatatattttattattctaTATCGGATAATAGCAACTGTTCACTCATTATAATTATCTCTCTGGTTTTAAGCACTCATCCATGACCATGACTAATCTGGCCGTAAAGCTAATGGGTCAACTTCAAGTGGCGTTATCGCTGCAATTGAAAGGAAAAACATGTTAAATGAAAGGGGTTCACTGCCGAAACGCTTATCGCGGCaaagaaatgtaaataaatgaaagttaTTTGCGCTGATTTGACGCTTTTTCGTGGCTGCGCTAATTCCTCAAACTAATTGACACAGAAACGGATTTAACAAAACTTGCAGTACAcgttaatgaaattaaaaatagatCAACAGCTGAAAATACACGGTGTGCGAGGGAGATGGGGCGATCAAGAGTGGCCAGGAAAGTCAAACAAAAGCGAGCGTGGCAGAAAGAGATGGAGTGGGGGGGAAGTGAGAAAAACACAAAGAACTAGAACACGGGAAATCAGaatgaaaaatcaaatgcGTTTGGTTTACTTGTTTGCTTGCTCATCACACTTGTTATTTGTGAATCTCGAATTTGTTAAGCGAGCCGAGACCTTCAGCTGTTTAGCGCCCTTTTAATCGAGTTGCTAGGCATTTGGAGTCgagcaaaacagaaaaaatatgCCCAAGTTCCACGGTGTCTTACCACATTTGCATAAGCTCTGCGAACGGCGACCACAACAAAAACGAAAGCGAACGATTTTTACCGATTTATCACCAAAAACACTTACTGAACCATCCACTTTCTTTATTTTAACGGACTTTTCAGATCTTTTCGATCAATTTTTCCCACTTTATTATACCACTCTTTTTCGGTCGGTGCAAATTATTTGGTAAGCACTTTAGCgtatttgttattgtttcgtTTCGGCTTCGATTTTTACAGGCGCTGCGTTGTTTGCGCGAATCCGTTTATTGCACCGATTTTGGTTGTGAACTGCGTAAATCCGTGTATGTAGCATCCGTATCCGTGTGCTtagcagaaacagaaaatatCGCTAATGTAACATTTTTTCCCGGCAATTTGTGCACTTTTTGTTACTTTTAGCGGAGCACCGAACGCACGAACACCGCAGATGAAAACATTTCGAACTGACTGCTGTTTAGCGCTATCCTCTCCTtaaatacgaaatacaaaatgaaagaGGAAGAACCTCAAACTCTCTCTCCCGCTCTCTCGCTGCGGTTATGCGAGGCTTGTAACATGAAAAGAGTTAAGTTCATGAACTTACGATTTCTAGCTAGGTGTTTGgattaatttaatgtttggAATGCATTTTGAGGCTGGgatatataaattgtaaagTGCAACAAGTTTATTAAGTTGACTTACAGCTCATCATCATTTATTATGTTACTTAGTAAATCACGTTTCCTATGCCATAaacctctctttttttttttgtaacattCTGAGAGTGCAGGACAGTGGGCTGAAAGATATTCAATTGAGGTAATCCGAACATAAATCTacttgtttttaaaatactttatcaatttcttaaaaatgttCAAGAGATATTGTCGATATTATTTCATATGTTGTTATTCATTACACACTTGTTTTTGCAGGAAACATTCTACCAATCATAACATAATATCTTAATTATCGCCTCAATTATGAATTTAAGTTCGTTGTATCATCTTAAACTCagaattattttatgtttgttAAGTTTAATTCGAGTAATAGGCTGCCAGACTCGTGAAATAAAAAGCAACTGCTTGTCGTTTTTAAGTTGCAAAACTGTTGgtcacacaaaaaaaaaaacgagataTCGATAAGCGCCGATAGATTCGGTCAAATAAAATCGTGCAATTTTTTTCCAAAGACTTCCGCTAGATAGAAATAGTAGAAAAAATGTCCGAACTGCAGGTGAATTGGGcaataaaccaaaaattcGTAATTGCACCATTGTTTGAACCTACTTTAACTTAACCCACACAGGAATTCAACCAGGCGGCCGAAGATGTGAAGAACCTAAACACCACACCCGGGGACAATGACCTTTTGGAGCTCTACAGCTTGTACAAGCAGGCCACAGTAGGCGATTGCAATACAGGTGGGCCTCGGGCATAGTACCCACTCCGTTGCACCATCGATAATTCAAATCCAATGCAGATAAGCCCGGCTTCCTGGACTTCAAGGGCAAGGCCAAGTGGGAGGCGTGGAACAACCGCAAGGGATTGAGCAATGCCGATGCCCAGGCCGCCTACATCACCAAGGTCAAGGCACTGATCGCTGCCGTTGGTCTAAAGTCCTAGACTCAATCAACAAAGGATATTGCATTTTATAGTCTCAGTTGTCGTCAAACGCACAATTTTTGATTCACAGAAACTTCCCAAAAAATCTAGATTTTTCGCACAATATACACCACAGATTTGTAACGTAAGCCATGTAATTTGTCATAGAGGGAATGGATATACATTTAACTATATAGGATTATATAGGATACTGCTTAGGCCTCCGTGGGTGAGGCGGCGGTGCTGCCCTGGGACTGGCGCTGTCGCTCGTACACCTCACGCTGTAGCTCGCGAAGATTTAGCTCCAGCGTCTCCACCACCTCAAAGTTCATGTCCTGACGAGCCTGTTTGATGTAGCCCTTTATGATGTTTATCTGCTCAATCAGCGGATCGTCCAGGCTGGATTTGCTAGCCGCCTGCGGTGCCGACCAGTTTGTTAGGGATTGAAGATCAGACTGTGGAGCAAAAATGGAATCACAGAGATTACAGGAAGAGCCTTGCCTAGATTCGTCAGCTACATACCCCTTGGGCAAAGGATCCGCTTTCCGGGCCCGGAACTCCAACTCCGGATTGGTTAGCTGTCATGTTATTTCGCTCGTAGGCTTCCATGGCCATGCGCTGCTCGGTGAGGATACGCTGCTCGGTTTCCATGCGTCTACGCTCTTGCATCTGGCGTATGTGTGACTCCTCTGGCAGTGGTGGCAGCGATAGCATACGTTCCTTAATGGCTTGGATGCAGCCCAACCGAATGGCCTTCTTCAATGCCTCCTCCCGGCTACCTGGTTCACAAAATATGGCTAGAATGCGCTTGCTCCTCATGTCCATGGCCTCCGCCACTTGTCCAATCTTGCCGCGCAGAGCTCCAGCATCCGCCAGCGTGAATATGGTGTCCCCTTCGTTCAGGCTATTAATGATTTTTAGATACATGTCCAAATCCGGGGTCACTTCTTTTTGTAGCTGACGAATTTGTTCATAGACCTGAACGAGGAGTGGGCGACAAGTGCGACTTTCGTGCATATCCCTTCGCGTGTCCAGCAGCCAAAGGCAGTGCTCGCACAGCCGGATGGCGTTCTCATGTTGATGCAGCTGCTGGAGGGGCTCGCTTCTTGTGGTGGAGAGACTGGCCAGTTGCACTGCGGGATTAGAATCAAATAAgtcaaatattaaaaaaatgtctCAATTTTTGGGGGTACTAACGGGCATCATCCAGGGGCAGGAACTTAGAGCAATCATTGCACATTATGCCTCCGCACAAACGGCAGTGGTGTTGTCTCCGAGCGATGTGGAAACTCTTGGCACAGCTGGGGCACAACTTGACGGAGCTACCGTCCAGCCAGGCAACCGTTTGTTGTTCgtgctgccgccgctgcacTGAATCAGCGGGCAAATCCTTAAGCAGGCGGTGCAAGCGAATGATTAACTTGTTCGTTTCACTTGCATATCGCTCCAGTCGTGGATTGCGAATGGACTGAAAGTAATCAAAGTGGGAGCACTCGGCACCTGCCTGCTGCCTGGACATATGGTTAAAAACATTTAGACGGGAGCGTGCATTGCTGGGTCCATTGCGATCTCCGTTGCCATTGGGATTCTTGGCCGCCCCTGAAGATGAGGACCCTGCAGGCGAGGATGCAGAAGTCCCTTTTTCATCCTCAAAGGGGTTTAGGATTTTCTTTTTCGCCTTCGTAAAAATGTCTTTGAAGGATTTAAGGGCCGCCTCCTCTTCGGCGTGCTGGCGGGCAAAATGATCTGTGAGCACATCGATGGATTTGAGATCCGCCCGGCAAATGGGACATAGGAAGCCCTCCAGTATCTCTCCACTGGCCGAGCTTTGATCTTCGTCGCTATCAAAAGGATTTCCAGACATTCCGGCGATGAGTAATCTGAATAATTTGGTGGGTGTGTTTTGTTGTGGTCTCCtcctcaaaaaaaaagttgactTAAGGGTTTTCCACTTGTCCTAAAGCAGTGACATTTCGCGACCTACGCCACTTGTAGCCGCTATCTCGAATAATACGGTCAGAGTTTCTAGAaatccatttttatttaaaaataaatatttctacaaATTAAGATTTGCCTACCTCACTCTTGTTTTTGCCCAATTGCCATTCACAGGAATATGCGAGAACTAGGGCTGCAGCAGGTGCAATATTTTGGCCATTTTACACATTATTTGAGTTATCTTATACAATGGCTATATATAATGGCTCTTTTGGAGCAGGATACAAATAGTTATACGTAAagttcttaaatattttatagttttgtCTGCTCATTTTTATATCCGTTGCAGCCCTGGTCGAAAGCTTTCCATGGTGAATGCCAAGCGCGGAAAGAAGCAGAAAGTTGCCTGCCTGGAAGTTTTCTCGGGCTTAACAACTTAAATCCGTCGTGGGTGTCAATATCCTGTGAATAAAAATATCCCTAGGGTAGCTGTGCACTTGGCACACGACTGCATATCGAATTAACCCAATTTAAAGCTCCAGATCAGCTGCTAACATGTCGGAAAGATCGAAAGGTGACGTGTCCGCTCGCGTAAACAACAACGCAAACCCGACGCGTGTCGTTAAAAATCCGCTTCTGAGCGCCTCCGTGACCGGCCTGAGTTTCGACGACTTCCCCAACAAGCCGCAGCTCCTGCCCGCCGCCCCGCCCGTGGTCCATGCCGCGCCCCCAGCGGCACCCGTCCTCATCGCTGGCATCTTGAACCGCGGTAAGTGGGTCACCGCACGTTCGGGAATCTAACGCGGAGTGGGGGTCACCTGTTGCTCGTTGCTGTTATAACGATAAGCTGATAAGCCAAGCACTTGACCTTCTAGCCCTCTTCTCAAACTGTGATTTACATTTGCACAGATCAAGATACTCTAAACTACTTTCAGTGTAAGAAGAAATGGGTCACTTCAACAAATGTTAAGGCCtgaacaaatatatatgtatatgtatgtatatgaatGTTGAATATGAGAACATATACTTCTAATAGTTTACTTAAATAAGAAGAGAATACGTGAGTTAGTGTGGTAATTCTTAAGCATTATTGGTACACCAAAATCTAAGTCATAGGTGAAGTGAAGTCTATATGTGATGTTCTTTGATAATGTTTTTCCTGATAAGCTGTAGATTagaaacatttttggcaagTTTGGTCAGCCATTTAATCATTGCCATTACCGACACTACTACTACTTTAATTTGGAGAATTTAGTTATAAATCCAACGGTTGCAATTCTTTTCAGTACTCTATGAGGTGACAAACACTTAATTATGTCCCTAAATATAGTAATACGGTGTTTCTTTTATATCTGGTACATCCATGGCATTTTTATTAGACTCCTTCGAGTCCCCATCGGTTCTAACTTGGCACAATAACATATAACAACAATCTACTCCATGCTCCTAGTGGAGTGGGATCTATATGTGGGCAGCTCGAGCGTCTTCTTCCGCCGCCTGCAACACCACACAATGCTCCATATGAGGGCTGCGAtaagcaggagcagcagaatGACTCCTAGACAAATCGCTGCTATGGCGGCCTCGTTCAAATAGACATCTCTAACATCGATGGTAAGGCTCCTCTGATTCCCGGCCGCATCAAAAGCGACGAATGATACCTTTGGTTCGCAGCAAGAGGCCATGTAGGTTGCCTTCAGGGGCTCCGTGCTACCAGCAGTATAGTAGTTCCTGTAGAATAGTCCCTCTGGCGGCGTGGCCTGCAAACGCATCATGCCCGACTGCCAGTCCTGAGCGGTTACATCCACAGTCCAAAAACGCTCGCCACAGTTCAGGGATTCGGGCGTCAGGTAATCACAGCGGCTCCCAAACTCCCAGGACAGTGTAGGTCCAGTTGAGTCCTGGAAATAACATTTGAACATTTCAATTATGCTTTCATAAGCATGCTTTCAGCTTATCTGCAGTTTATATACCTGAGCATCTATGCTGGTAACCACTTTGAGATTTACCGCCAGAGTAGATGTTTCGCGACCATAATTGGTGAAGGTAATCCGGTCTGTGGTGCCCTGGGCAGTGCCAGTGGGCACCAGAACAGTCAGACGTACCGTGGCCGTCTCCAGGGCGCGCAGGCTTAATCTACAAGGGCAAGTACgtaatatatattatgtgTATTGCCATGACTTCGCTTTTAAGCGCTCTTACCTGGTAGGATTCAGTTGAACCAGGAAGCGCCGCTCGTCGGTGACCTGAATGGTGGAGTAAACCGTTTCCGTTTTCATGTTAGTGACCTCAAAGAGCAGCGTAGCTGTCTGACCAGCCATCACCAGCAGCTTTGATTCTGTGCCCAACTCAATTTTTGTGCCACATCGCTGGAGGAGCATGGCATTTAGGGTGCTCCTCGGCTGCCCTGTGCTGGAAGCCAATAGCGTTTGGTTCAGGTTGGGAGAACTCTGGATTTCTTTCTCCGAAAAGGTTTCGATTTCGTTCTTCGGTGAGTCCACATCTTCCTCTAGCCTCTCGGTGTCCTTTTCCTTGTCGGGAAACTGGATTTTGGCGGACTTGGCCTTTGTGTGCCCGGTTTTGTAGTAGCTGTCGATGCGTTTGATGATGTCGCCTGTGGGAAGAATATAAAGCCATTACAAAATCAGCTCCGCACACGTGTATTTTTTGCTACATGATCGATGATGCCGTCAACGCTGACGATTCCATCCAAGGTTGAAGCGCGGTTATCAGTCGAGATTCGTATTCATTGGGGCAAACAAAACAGATCTCGGGCCCTTATCAGTCGAAACCCAGTCTCAGAGCATTTAATTAGCTAACGGGGGCTCAGTTCTGTGTGGCAATCATTACCGCCAAgttgtttgttattttgtcACTATAACTCACCCAGAAACACATCCGCTTTTCTTTCGGCGCGCACAAACACATTGTACTTCTCGTGAAGCTCGGGCTGTAACTTCAATTTGAAAATCGACGCGCGTCGCAGCTTGTTCAGCGGTACGTAGGCGTCAAGTTCTTGGGTATTTAATGTTTCGGTGACATTAACACCACCGAATTTTGCCAGTTTCTTCAAGTTTATCTCTAAAAAgtagaaaaacacaaaaataaacaaaagtcgAACAGCTGTTTGCCATTCACAACGCCACGCGGACAGCTGTTACAGGTGTTTACGCAGCGTTGCCAGACCATTGCTTTGCGTAccacttttaattaaatcatcAAAATTGTGCAATAAACATTCAATCTGTAAGCCATCAAACGTGTTTTTTATAGCcacaataattataattaatggACAAACATTAAATAAACACATTCTGCCGTAATCTGTAGCCAACTGCGAGACCTTGGCAACCCTGGCCTGGCAGCTGCGCCGTAGTTGTTGTGAAAGAAAAACACGTCTACAAAAATCCGCGACAAAAACAATTGGTTTTCTTCGTAAAATTAGCAAATGTCGTACGATTTTAGGCCGCTAAAGTGTTGACAAAGAGGCACATTAATTGCCAGTCTAGATCAGTGCCGACGTCATAGCCAGCCAGTGTAATAAATCACCAAAAACTGGTCGGTTTCTTAATTTGCCCTTGACAGTGATGTGATTTGCctaattttgttattaaaaaaacgtatgtatgtatgttattTTAAGAAACAATCGCCTTCACAACAAAAGTGAAAGATATCTAACCCAAAAGCCGCctcaaatgtttaaaatattgaaatttatgcgcatATACCTCAAAGTatgttaatatttatatatttatggtTATATACTACgccaaaagaaaatttttgTTCGagttttaaaacattttttggaaaagGTCGCAATTCGTTGGGAGTTGAGGCAGGCAGTGAACAAAAACCTCCccaaaaaattgatttttttcagGCTGTACATGTgcagtgtgcgtgtgtgggtaACTTCCGGAAGATAACTTTGTTTATAATCGGCGTTTCCATAAGTTATAAAAAGATTGCAATACTTTCACGGgttattttcagttttatgcGATAAGTCGCCGTTTTGACTACAAATGCTGTGTTCCGTAATTTTTGAGTCATAATTATTTTCTGTCTGACCCCGTGCTATCTTCATTTTATTAGCTATACAATGCAAAATCGGACTTTGTCCACTCGTTCGACGTGGCGTATGATTAATCTGGGGGAACGCTCGTTATATTTGATCCATTCTTCCAGGCATTCTACGTTTTAAGTTAGTTAACAATAACATTTTGTGCCTGACAGTTGCAAGTGCTCGATGCTTAAGTTggattataaatatattaaacatacTCACCTCACAGGACGAAACACAGAAGGGACTAGAACACAAAGTGCTGATATAAAGTTAAGGTGAAGTTcgaataaaatttaatttagctgCACACgaaaaatattcgattttaaATGGATAGAAAGCTTGGCTAATTAGCTAATGACCATTAACAGTCACCATTTAAAATCGTTATCATTTGTGCGGTTTAGTGTTAAATAGGTTTGATTTTCATCgtaattgttttatttgtggACCCTTAAAAAGCTAAAACATTTATTACTTTATAACTGTAAAACAGTAAACATATATATTGAAATTTCCTTTGTACTACAGTTTAGTGTCAAGTGTGGTTTTGTTgagcattattattatactaGCGTTTTGGTTAAGGAAAGCGTTGGGACATCGGCTATATACAAGGATCAGCATAGCTGACCTGGGATTAGAGAGCAGCGATTGGTCTGTTGGTTAGTCAATGATCTTACGAGCTAAGGACATAAATTACACAGTAGTACAGTTGTCAATACATCTGGGAAGTTATTGGAAGCTTGTGCCATTATCAAGAGGATTAGACTTAGGATCTACGTAGGTTTGGCACACAGACTCCTACACATTTAAGTCGCTAAACACTAAAATACAACCCTGCGTTAGTAAGTGCGATAGAGCAAACGGAGTCGGTGCTTGGTAACTCGCATTTCGAGGATCACTAACCACCATTCGGCGTCTCCATCGTGGCCCGCCTCATATTCGCATCGATTCGCACATGGAGACTGGACAGCGTCGTGTCAACCGGCAGATCCAGCTCTTGACTGCCCTGATACGCGTCCGCTACTAGGGTgagctgaaaaacaaaaacaacaaatgacaaatgtgttaaataaattaatccAACTTGAAGGAACACAATGTAAGTTGGAATAAATATCAGGCTTGAAACTTATTGTAAAACAGTTTAGTTAATAAACCTTAGACAGAAACATTAAAACCCTCTGCAACATTACCCTTGCTTCTGGGTTTCCCAAAATCTTAAGCACAGGAAGttgaaattatgcaaatgatttattcCGTATTCCGCATTCCGCAGAATTTGAGTACAAAATACtcaatttgccattttcgcTGTGTGGGTTAATTTTGGCAGTTTTGTCTAGGCTTCCTTTCTACCAACAGATTTGCCCTTCACTTTTCTTTCCATAACCTAGTTTTGCAGTGGCCGCACAGCCACAAAAGATGCACCATCATCGACAACAAGTCGCGGGGTCTTGAGCACCACCTGTCGGTGCGGGcagtggtgctggtgctgtcGCTGCCGCCTGGCCACTGGAGAGGTAATCCAAGTGGCTCCGTCTCAGTTGGCTGCTTGGGCAACAGTCGGCTGGATCTGGTTGCCACTTTCAGTTTCTCAACACTTAGGCCTTACCCGCCGAATGTGGCTCTGTGGCCCGCACACTTTAATTACCCCAATTGCGGGTCGGGTTTGCTCGTTGCTATCATCGCGTTCATATCTCACCGTATTGCCAGCTATATGCTGTCCGTGCTCGGTGCTCACAATGTGGATGATCTCGCCACCAGATCGGATGGCCACCTCACCCAGAATGCCGCCCACTGCGTCCTCCGTTTCGTTTTCGCTGCCCGATCGCTCTCCGTACCACAAAAGGAATAGCTACAAAGATATCCGGCAGATTACATAGAGTATTGGCGATCGTTCAACGTGTGAACTTTGATGCTCTCAACACTGTTGATCAACTCACCCTGATCCTCTTCTTCAGCAGAGTGATGGCCGCATCTTGGACCAGTTCCGTGTGCGGTGGGATGACTGCGGTCGAGATGAAAACAGCACTGTCGTAGGGAACCAGCTCGGCGGCATGCAAAACGCCCACAAACGAGTTGCCGCCCTCGTGCTCCTTGGTGCTATTCAGGCCAGCGATGAACTCCCGGGTGTTGTTGAAGCTGAAGGCAGAGGGAGCACCTAAATAGAAGAAAGATGTGTTCAAGATTTTTCTTATTTACGTTCATATGCATATCCACGCAAGAAAGATTGATTCGAAAAGAGTGACAACTCAAAGTACTTTTGAATTCGTATGCTTTTGAACCTACCGGCTGCATTAAGTGTTACCAAAACGATCTTGATGTCGATGTTCTTGTCCTGCAAAGCATCGATATAGAGACGCTTGGCCTGCTCCAAGGATGCGGACGAAGGATCCACAATCACCGCCAGGGGCATGCGAATGTACACATCCTTGATGTAGTTGCGCAACTGATCAGCGGGCAGCAATTCCGGCTTTAGGCCACCGGTCACTTGGATGTGCTTGGGCTGTTT
Proteins encoded:
- the LOC120443769 gene encoding acyl-CoA-binding protein homolog, which codes for MSELQEFNQAAEDVKNLNTTPGDNDLLELYSLYKQATVGDCNTDKPGFLDFKGKAKWEAWNNRKGLSNADAQAAYITKVKALIAAVGLKS
- the LOC120443764 gene encoding rabenosyn-5 encodes the protein MSGNPFDSDEDQSSASGEILEGFLCPICRADLKSIDVLTDHFARQHAEEEAALKSFKDIFTKAKKKILNPFEDEKGTSASSPAGSSSSGAAKNPNGNGDRNGPSNARSRLNVFNHMSRQQAGAECSHFDYFQSIRNPRLERYASETNKLIIRLHRLLKDLPADSVQRRQHEQQTVAWLDGSSVKLCPSCAKSFHIARRQHHCRLCGGIMCNDCSKFLPLDDALQLASLSTTRSEPLQQLHQHENAIRLCEHCLWLLDTRRDMHESRTCRPLLVQVYEQIRQLQKEVTPDLDMYLKIINSLNEGDTIFTLADAGALRGKIGQVAEAMDMRSKRILAIFCEPGSREEALKKAIRLGCIQAIKERMLSLPPLPEESHIRQMQERRRMETEQRILTEQRMAMEAYERNNMTANQSGVGVPGPESGSFAQGSDLQSLTNWSAPQAASKSSLDDPLIEQINIIKGYIKQARQDMNFEVVETLELNLRELQREVYERQRQSQGSTAASPTEA
- the LOC120443762 gene encoding uncharacterized protein LOC120443762; translation: MILRTQLWLGVLLAALLLSPIVSGEDEDYGGEMIGSSLGGNDEIYDPAQLEAEVEKEMEQHRNSLEGDQTESSQVMEMEMSTMRPMESKMNTMAPYSGENSSVEMMDDASTQKRVPKVDKPARDYYYEDAPEDEMVASTTAKVATTMIPEYVRQAKAERFPQRDQEHTASDYIDEEATKSADEQPPADQFYRVEQHEPIPQAQVQQLPSRDKPKPFEYSSEDDYYDEHAEVKTTTTTTTTQAPLPILRARFGSFPWATTQAPSPPATSSTTSTTTTSTTTTTTTSTTTTPSPRKQPKHIQVTGGLKPELLPADQLRNYIKDVYIRMPLAVIVDPSSASLEQAKRLYIDALQDKNIDIKIVLVTLNAAGAPSAFSFNNTREFIAGLNSTKEHEGGNSFVGVLHAAELVPYDSAVFISTAVIPPHTELVQDAAITLLKKRIRLFLLWYGERSGSENETEDAVGGILGEVAIRSGGEIIHIVSTEHGQHIAGNTLTLVADAYQGSQELDLPVDTTLSSLHVRIDANMRRATMETPNGEINLKKLAKFGGVNVTETLNTQELDAYVPLNKLRRASIFKLKLQPELHEKYNVFVRAERKADVFLGDIIKRIDSYYKTGHTKAKSAKIQFPDKEKDTERLEEDVDSPKNEIETFSEKEIQSSPNLNQTLLASSTGQPRSTLNAMLLQRCGTKIELGTESKLLVMAGQTATLLFEVTNMKTETVYSTIQVTDERRFLVQLNPTRLSLRALETATVRLTVLVPTGTAQGTTDRITFTNYGRETSTLAVNLKVVTSIDAQDSTGPTLSWEFGSRCDYLTPESLNCGERFWTVDVTAQDWQSGMMRLQATPPEGLFYRNYYTAGSTEPLKATYMASCCEPKVSFVAFDAAGNQRSLTIDVRDVYLNEAAIAAICLGVILLLLLIAALIWSIVWCCRRRKKTLELPTYRSHSTRSME